The following are encoded in a window of Cryobacterium sp. CG_9.6 genomic DNA:
- a CDS encoding amidohydrolase — MTLVLRNGRLPGSELSYDVEISNTGTDKAVLRRMSRSTGALSSAQSTDLDGRWLVPGLWDNHVHFSQWAQNFSRLDLSDCGSAAETAALVAKHVSRVAPSNTIVGSGFRDALWADAPNRAVLDAASPSVPVVLVSGDLHCCWLNSAALVEHGFTDHPTGLLREDDCFRVVSAIGTVTDESMDAWAQTAAVNAAARGVVGIVDFEMDWNLDAWRRRIAGGSTFLRVEFGIYAAHLQRAIELGLRTGAVIAGTEGLLTVGPFKVLTDGSLNTRTALCVNEYPGLEDTPGSRGLSTVPPAELQSWMQRAVQAGIRPAVHAIGDLANSYALDAFDAVGCGGSIEHAQLLMSSDIERFAKLGIVASVQPEHAMDDRDVADRFWPGETGRAFPLASLQQAGVELAFGSDAPVAPLDPWAAIASAVGRTRGGRAPWHPEQSVSRAVALAASARGRSVVAEGDVADLAICESDPFTASVDELRRMPVAATLLNGRFTHNRL, encoded by the coding sequence ATGACGCTCGTTCTGCGCAATGGTCGGCTGCCGGGCAGTGAGCTGAGCTATGACGTTGAGATCAGTAACACCGGCACTGACAAGGCCGTGCTTCGGCGCATGTCGAGAAGTACCGGCGCTCTGTCGTCGGCACAATCGACCGATCTGGATGGTCGCTGGCTGGTTCCGGGGCTCTGGGACAACCATGTGCACTTTAGCCAGTGGGCGCAGAATTTCAGCCGACTCGATCTCTCCGACTGCGGCAGCGCCGCGGAGACCGCAGCGCTCGTGGCCAAACATGTTTCCCGTGTCGCACCGTCGAACACCATCGTCGGCAGTGGCTTCCGTGACGCTCTCTGGGCAGATGCCCCCAACCGAGCAGTGCTTGATGCCGCATCCCCGAGCGTTCCAGTCGTGCTTGTGAGTGGAGACCTGCATTGCTGCTGGCTCAACTCTGCGGCGTTGGTCGAGCACGGGTTCACCGACCACCCCACGGGGCTGTTGCGTGAGGATGATTGCTTTAGAGTCGTCTCGGCCATCGGTACCGTCACCGACGAGAGTATGGATGCCTGGGCCCAGACTGCGGCGGTCAACGCCGCGGCACGGGGCGTGGTCGGCATTGTTGATTTCGAAATGGACTGGAACCTTGACGCCTGGCGTCGCCGCATTGCGGGTGGCAGCACGTTTTTACGTGTGGAGTTTGGCATTTACGCGGCTCATCTGCAGCGTGCCATCGAGCTCGGGCTGCGTACCGGCGCCGTTATTGCTGGCACTGAGGGGCTGCTGACCGTTGGGCCGTTCAAAGTGCTGACAGACGGATCGCTCAACACGCGCACGGCACTGTGTGTCAACGAATACCCGGGCTTGGAAGACACGCCGGGCTCCCGGGGCTTGTCCACGGTTCCGCCAGCGGAACTGCAATCGTGGATGCAACGGGCGGTTCAGGCCGGAATTCGCCCGGCGGTTCACGCCATCGGTGATCTGGCGAACAGCTACGCCCTCGACGCATTCGATGCCGTGGGTTGTGGGGGGAGTATCGAGCATGCGCAGCTGTTGATGAGCAGCGACATTGAACGCTTCGCGAAACTGGGCATTGTGGCCAGCGTGCAACCCGAGCATGCCATGGACGACAGGGATGTGGCAGACCGATTTTGGCCGGGCGAGACTGGCCGAGCGTTTCCGCTCGCCAGTTTGCAGCAGGCCGGTGTTGAGCTGGCCTTCGGCTCAGACGCCCCCGTGGCTCCGCTCGATCCGTGGGCTGCCATTGCCTCCGCTGTGGGACGCACCCGGGGTGGGCGTGCTCCGTGGCATCCTGAACAATCCGTGTCCCGCGCAGTGGCGCTCGCAGCCTCCGCACGAGGACGTTCTGTTGTCGCCGAAGGCGATGTCGCCGATCTGGCCATTTGTGAGAGCGACCCGTTCACGGCATCCGTTGACGAGCTCAGGCGGATGCCGGTTGCCGCCACCCTACTTAATGGACGTTTTACGCACAATCGCCTCTAA
- a CDS encoding amino acid ABC transporter ATP-binding protein, whose translation MTGTEPLLSAVKVRKHYGGVEVLKGISLSVDAGQVMCLLGPSGSGKSTFLRCINHLERVDGGRISVAGELIGYAERRNRIYEMNPREVARQRRDIGMVFQRFNLFPHMTALENITAAPTGVRRMPKVTANARGLELLDRVGLADHAGSYPAQLSGGQQQRVAIARALAMDPKLLLFDEPTSALDPELVGDVLDVMRQLAADGMTMIVVTHEIGFARGAADEVVFMDGGVVVESGPPSKVLDNPQNPRTKAFLDSVM comes from the coding sequence ATGACCGGTACAGAACCGCTGCTCTCGGCTGTGAAGGTGCGCAAGCACTATGGCGGAGTTGAAGTGCTGAAGGGAATTTCCCTCAGCGTTGATGCCGGCCAGGTGATGTGTCTGCTGGGCCCATCCGGCTCGGGCAAGTCCACTTTCCTTCGCTGCATTAACCACCTCGAGCGTGTGGACGGCGGACGAATCTCGGTTGCGGGGGAACTCATCGGGTACGCGGAGCGACGCAACCGAATCTACGAGATGAATCCGCGGGAAGTGGCGCGGCAACGGCGTGACATTGGGATGGTCTTTCAGCGATTCAACCTGTTTCCCCATATGACCGCGCTCGAAAACATCACTGCCGCACCGACCGGTGTGCGCCGCATGCCCAAGGTGACCGCGAACGCACGAGGCCTGGAGCTGCTCGACCGGGTGGGGTTAGCCGACCATGCCGGATCGTACCCGGCGCAGCTCTCGGGAGGGCAACAACAGCGCGTCGCAATTGCCAGGGCTCTCGCCATGGACCCGAAGTTGCTGCTGTTCGATGAGCCCACGAGTGCGCTCGACCCTGAGTTGGTGGGTGATGTGCTCGATGTCATGCGCCAGCTCGCTGCGGATGGGATGACGATGATTGTTGTGACCCATGAGATCGGATTTGCCCGCGGCGCTGCTGACGAGGTGGTCTTTATGGACGGGGGAGTCGTCGTGGAGTCCGGACCACCGTCGAAGGTTCTCGACAACCCTCAAAATCCGCGCACGAAGGCCTTCTTGGATAGCGTGATGTAA
- a CDS encoding transporter substrate-binding domain-containing protein, producing the protein MIIRHRNRSSWKLAVSLGLVGTLALSACAATPDAAVVPSGTASAGEVDAPAAAALPAKYTDAGVINAATGIYPPMEMFDENQVLTGFDVDLANALGAKLGVTIDMRQQQFDSIIPSLQSGKHDIIIAGLNDTQVRQETLDFVDYFYAGFSILVMKGNPENITGVLDLCGQDVAVQKATVQAQILRGYAEECTALGSSPINVTELPLETDVQTALRSGKAVADVVDSAVAAYAAQTAGDGTMFDVVKDPENPAGYNPVYTGIGVLKADSELSAALLLALQAVIADGGYEEILQKYDLSDYAVDSAGINLGK; encoded by the coding sequence ATGATAATCAGACACCGCAACCGGTCGTCGTGGAAGCTGGCCGTATCCCTCGGGCTCGTCGGCACGCTGGCTCTATCAGCGTGCGCGGCCACTCCCGATGCCGCCGTCGTACCGTCTGGAACGGCATCGGCTGGTGAGGTGGATGCCCCGGCTGCTGCGGCACTGCCAGCGAAATACACCGACGCCGGCGTAATCAATGCCGCAACCGGCATCTACCCGCCCATGGAGATGTTCGACGAGAACCAGGTGCTGACCGGCTTTGATGTGGACCTTGCCAACGCTCTCGGTGCCAAGCTCGGCGTGACGATCGACATGCGCCAGCAGCAGTTCGACAGCATCATTCCGTCGCTGCAGTCCGGAAAGCACGACATCATTATTGCCGGCCTGAACGACACACAGGTGCGCCAGGAGACCCTCGACTTCGTCGACTATTTCTATGCCGGCTTCTCAATCCTGGTGATGAAGGGGAACCCCGAGAACATCACTGGCGTGCTCGACCTCTGCGGACAGGACGTCGCGGTGCAGAAGGCCACCGTTCAGGCGCAGATTCTGCGCGGCTACGCCGAGGAGTGCACGGCGCTCGGTAGCAGTCCGATCAATGTTACGGAGCTTCCGCTCGAGACCGACGTGCAAACTGCGCTGCGCAGTGGCAAGGCTGTCGCCGATGTCGTCGACTCGGCCGTCGCCGCCTATGCCGCACAAACGGCCGGTGATGGCACCATGTTTGACGTCGTGAAGGACCCCGAGAATCCGGCCGGATACAACCCGGTTTATACCGGAATCGGTGTTTTGAAGGCCGACTCCGAATTGTCCGCGGCACTCCTGCTGGCCCTGCAGGCGGTCATCGCTGACGGTGGCTATGAGGAGATTCTCCAGAAGTACGACCTGAGCGACTACGCGGTCGACTCAGCTGGAATTAACCTCGGAAAGTGA
- a CDS encoding amino acid ABC transporter permease codes for MTHNGVTAPQRSSNAAATDSDPDDIVAVPLRHPWRWAAAVVLGGAFVALATSLWENENIAHSTISEYLFNERILDGVVLTLILTVVSMIVSTILAVILAVMRLSTNPVMNALAWLYVWIFRGTPLLIQIVFWGYLGLLYSQITLGVPFTDFNVFSIDTNTLIPAFTAGLLALTLNQAAYSAEIVRAGMLSVDEGQHEAAYSVGMSPALTLFKVILPQAMRVIIPPMGNETISMLKNTSLLSVIAVLELYTVATQISSQNLRQVELLVVVSCWYLFLTTVLSIPQYYLERHYGRGNARKQPRTPLDRVWSAVRPKRPSPETRDVLMTTSPTAAHARTTAEKADER; via the coding sequence ATGACTCACAACGGAGTAACGGCACCTCAGCGGTCATCGAATGCGGCTGCGACCGATAGCGATCCCGACGACATTGTTGCTGTTCCCCTGCGCCATCCGTGGCGCTGGGCTGCCGCGGTCGTGCTCGGAGGAGCATTCGTCGCGCTTGCAACGTCCTTGTGGGAGAACGAGAACATTGCTCACTCGACGATCAGTGAGTACCTTTTCAATGAGCGCATCCTTGACGGGGTGGTGCTCACCCTGATTCTCACCGTCGTGTCGATGATCGTGTCCACGATTCTGGCCGTAATCCTCGCAGTCATGCGGCTGTCGACCAACCCGGTCATGAATGCTCTCGCTTGGCTGTACGTGTGGATCTTCCGCGGCACACCCTTGCTCATTCAGATTGTCTTTTGGGGATATCTCGGTCTGCTGTACTCGCAGATTACGCTGGGCGTTCCGTTCACCGATTTCAACGTTTTCTCGATCGACACCAACACCCTTATTCCGGCGTTCACCGCCGGACTGCTGGCATTGACGTTGAACCAGGCCGCATACTCAGCTGAAATTGTGCGTGCCGGGATGCTCTCCGTCGACGAGGGACAGCATGAGGCGGCGTATTCGGTGGGAATGAGCCCGGCGTTGACCCTGTTCAAGGTGATTTTGCCGCAAGCGATGCGCGTCATCATTCCGCCGATGGGTAATGAGACGATCTCGATGTTGAAGAACACGTCACTTCTCTCTGTTATCGCCGTGCTCGAGCTGTACACCGTGGCCACCCAGATTTCGTCGCAGAACCTCCGCCAGGTAGAACTACTCGTGGTCGTCAGCTGCTGGTACCTATTTCTGACAACGGTGCTCTCCATTCCCCAGTACTACCTGGAACGCCATTACGGTCGCGGCAACGCCCGCAAGCAGCCCCGCACACCGCTGGATCGCGTGTGGAGTGCTGTGCGACCGAAACGACCGTCGCCCGAGACACGGGACGTGCTCATGACGACGAGCCCGACCGCCGCACACGCGAGAACAACTGCAGAAAAGGCGGATGAACGATGA
- a CDS encoding HhH-GPD-type base excision DNA repair protein yields the protein MTLHITGDTAADTLLTDDPFALLLGMLLDQQIAMEVAFSGPAKIRDRIATFDPATIAGYDPDAFVEVFRATPAVHRYPGSMAARVQAVAEVIVRDWNGDTAALWTRENPDAAEILRRLKALPGFGEQKAKIFLALLGKRLGVTAAGWRTVSGAYGEDGCFRSVADIVDAESLRRVRETKRAAKAAAKTATVAT from the coding sequence ATGACGTTGCACATCACCGGCGATACCGCTGCGGACACCCTGCTCACCGACGATCCCTTCGCCCTTCTGCTGGGCATGCTGCTCGATCAGCAGATTGCCATGGAGGTCGCCTTCAGCGGACCAGCCAAAATTCGGGACCGCATCGCTACTTTCGACCCGGCCACGATCGCGGGCTACGACCCGGATGCCTTCGTGGAGGTCTTTCGAGCGACCCCCGCCGTACATCGCTATCCCGGCTCGATGGCGGCCCGCGTTCAGGCGGTCGCCGAGGTCATTGTGCGGGACTGGAACGGCGACACGGCTGCCCTGTGGACACGGGAGAATCCAGACGCGGCCGAGATTCTGCGGCGACTTAAGGCGCTCCCGGGGTTTGGTGAGCAGAAAGCGAAGATCTTTCTGGCGTTGCTCGGCAAACGGCTCGGAGTCACGGCGGCTGGCTGGCGCACCGTTTCGGGAGCTTATGGAGAAGACGGATGCTTCCGCTCCGTCGCAGACATCGTCGACGCTGAGTCCCTGCGTCGCGTCCGAGAGACGAAGCGGGCGGCGAAGGCCGCCGCAAAGACGGCGACTGTAGCCACCTGA
- a CDS encoding hydantoinase/oxoprolinase family protein has protein sequence MKRISVDIGGTFSDCFFVWDDIYIESKALTTHHNLALGFNEALDRACERAGISRETALKEVDSVRYATTLGTNALIEGKGPRVAAIVTHGFEDTIPLSRGRGYGEGLDGVKQGDMPDAQRPEPLVPRRLIRSVRERIDSVGEVLVPLMYDDVRTQVRELVNNGAEAIVIALTNATENSVHEDRILEIILEEYPTHELGSIPVLLSSQVSGRKGEYVRAMATIVDAFLHETMFHALNQLSNNLRDSGYEKPMLVIHNSGGMAQPNSTDALQTIHSGPIAGVGAAQHLSESTGLGDVVSMDMGGTSFDIGLVPEGGVRHYDFQPTIGRWMVSAPMIHLNTLGAGGGSIAAYNRIHHAIQIGPESAGSDPGPACYDRGGLRPTVTDADLVLGYLDPENYANGHIKLNKKRSIYVIDETLSDELDLDAVEVAKVIKKTVDEQMAIGIEKELRSRGGLIEDYTMLAYGGNGPLHACGIATSAGISRILFPPFASVFSALGAGNMRPLHIHERSAYVVLYEAIKRSLYNQYEALNGYIAELEAKGAEDLVRQGYDRADVRYRLEMDMRYGNQLVTTAVAFDINRVNGVADVLHLIQTFSEIFGERYGEGTQAPEAGIRVQTIRVASYIEGEVIEFESIHAGGEKTKPVPVSHRQVHFTSIAGAVDTPVYDADALKHEFVIHGPAIVTTENTTYLVEPGWRLEPTVQGAVWLLSD, from the coding sequence ATGAAACGAATATCTGTCGACATCGGCGGCACGTTCAGCGACTGCTTCTTCGTGTGGGATGACATTTACATTGAGTCGAAGGCCCTCACCACCCATCACAACTTGGCCCTCGGTTTCAATGAGGCCCTCGATCGTGCCTGCGAACGTGCCGGAATCTCGCGCGAAACCGCACTGAAGGAAGTCGATTCGGTGCGGTACGCCACGACGCTGGGCACCAACGCTCTCATCGAGGGCAAAGGACCGCGCGTGGCCGCCATCGTCACCCACGGCTTTGAAGACACCATCCCCCTGTCTCGCGGACGGGGGTACGGCGAGGGTCTCGACGGCGTCAAGCAGGGCGACATGCCCGACGCCCAGCGACCCGAACCGCTCGTGCCGCGCCGCCTCATCCGCTCGGTGAGGGAGCGCATCGACTCGGTGGGTGAGGTGCTCGTGCCACTCATGTACGACGACGTGCGTACCCAGGTGCGTGAGCTCGTTAACAACGGGGCCGAGGCGATTGTGATCGCACTCACCAACGCCACCGAGAACTCGGTGCACGAGGACCGCATTCTCGAGATCATCCTCGAGGAGTACCCCACGCACGAGCTCGGCTCAATTCCGGTGCTACTCAGCAGCCAGGTGTCGGGGCGCAAGGGCGAGTACGTGCGGGCCATGGCCACGATCGTGGATGCCTTCCTGCACGAAACCATGTTTCACGCACTCAACCAGCTCTCCAACAACCTACGGGATTCGGGTTACGAAAAGCCCATGCTGGTGATTCACAACTCGGGCGGCATGGCGCAGCCCAACTCAACGGATGCCCTGCAAACGATTCACTCCGGACCCATCGCCGGCGTGGGCGCGGCTCAGCACCTGTCGGAATCCACCGGCCTCGGCGACGTGGTCTCCATGGACATGGGGGGAACCTCGTTCGACATTGGCCTCGTCCCGGAGGGTGGAGTGCGGCACTACGACTTCCAGCCCACCATCGGGCGCTGGATGGTGTCGGCACCGATGATCCACCTCAACACCCTCGGTGCTGGCGGCGGCTCGATTGCGGCATACAACCGCATTCACCACGCCATTCAAATTGGCCCCGAGTCGGCGGGATCCGACCCGGGTCCGGCCTGCTACGACCGTGGTGGTCTCCGCCCCACGGTCACCGACGCCGACCTCGTGCTGGGATACCTTGACCCGGAGAACTACGCAAACGGCCACATCAAACTCAACAAGAAGCGCTCTATTTATGTGATTGACGAGACGCTCTCCGACGAGCTCGATCTGGACGCCGTCGAGGTTGCCAAGGTGATCAAGAAAACCGTGGACGAGCAGATGGCCATCGGCATCGAGAAGGAGCTGCGCTCGCGTGGCGGCCTCATCGAGGACTACACAATGCTCGCCTATGGCGGCAACGGCCCGCTCCACGCCTGCGGCATCGCGACGAGCGCCGGCATCAGCCGGATTCTCTTCCCGCCGTTCGCCTCCGTGTTCTCCGCACTCGGTGCCGGCAACATGCGCCCGCTACATATTCACGAGCGCAGCGCCTACGTGGTTCTCTACGAAGCCATTAAGCGCAGTCTGTACAACCAGTACGAGGCACTGAACGGATACATCGCCGAGCTGGAGGCAAAGGGCGCCGAGGACCTCGTTCGTCAGGGCTATGACCGAGCGGATGTGCGCTATCGCCTCGAGATGGACATGCGGTACGGCAACCAGCTCGTCACCACGGCCGTGGCCTTCGACATCAACCGAGTCAACGGCGTCGCTGACGTGCTGCACCTCATCCAGACCTTCTCGGAGATCTTTGGTGAGCGCTACGGCGAGGGTACCCAGGCACCCGAGGCGGGCATCCGCGTTCAAACCATTCGAGTGGCCTCCTACATCGAGGGCGAAGTGATTGAGTTCGAGTCGATTCATGCCGGGGGCGAAAAGACCAAGCCCGTTCCGGTGTCGCACCGCCAGGTGCACTTCACGAGCATTGCGGGGGCCGTTGATACTCCCGTTTACGATGCGGACGCGTTGAAGCACGAGTTCGTGATTCACGGACCGGCCATCGTAACGACCGAAAACACCACCTACCTTGTGGAGCCGGGCTGGCGCCTCGAGCCCACCGTGCAGGGGGCCGTGTGGCTCCTCAGCGACTAG
- a CDS encoding phage holin family protein gives MIRFLIRTAIFLGSAALGLWVASLILTDFVLTWQGFLLTVLIFAGLQSLLSPFIFKQTRQSAPALTGGVGLLSTFVALLIASLISNGLTISGLQTWVLATLIVWLVTALATILLPLVFLRKTVAKAKSGGESPSARHADTN, from the coding sequence ATGATTCGGTTTCTCATTCGTACCGCAATTTTTCTGGGATCCGCAGCACTCGGTTTGTGGGTGGCGTCGCTGATTCTCACCGATTTCGTGCTCACGTGGCAGGGTTTTCTGCTGACCGTGCTCATCTTCGCGGGGCTGCAGAGTCTCCTCTCGCCATTCATCTTCAAACAGACACGACAGAGTGCGCCCGCGCTCACCGGTGGCGTCGGGCTGCTGTCCACCTTTGTCGCACTGTTGATTGCGTCCCTGATCAGCAATGGACTCACCATCTCCGGGCTGCAGACCTGGGTGCTTGCCACCCTGATTGTCTGGCTGGTGACGGCGCTAGCCACGATCCTGCTACCCCTCGTTTTTCTGCGTAAGACGGTTGCGAAGGCCAAGTCCGGCGGAGAATCCCCAAGCGCACGTCACGCCGACACCAACTAA
- a CDS encoding hydantoinase B/oxoprolinase family protein, translated as MTLTTDEFVPASDDGTTSQELTTQEQEWVDKFMDETTLFLGPDPAIMRHHEIMPRSAYEEECIAQGINPLEVDRIRKRLAGALDEAFEMCESMGAAPGAKWADLSCAVYTAEGDVTYLSNRGVIAFSAVLHHPIRYIMKNWKDEPTVGINEGDGFFHNDSRFGMVHNTDQSMLVPVIRGGIIIAWVGATIHEGENGACEPGGMPSGSETPFDDGLRASPIKIVEKGHLRRDLLTFLQHSTRDPKLMLADIKVKMGAVRRIMDTVDRLIDEVGQETFVASLRVTVEDVETEVRRRIGELPDGTVTFNQFVDSTLKENILIKFACKITIKGERLIVDLTGTGPEILNRAINSPLASTKSFMAQAILSYWWPDLPRSTGAMSPIEVITEEHSWADAGYDAPVGQSLQASFRGFSALQTAFAKMQFSAPQKYSNVVAPWFNQINDFLWGGTTQNGEQVGNLCADLNGMGGGAKAFRDGEDAVAPLFCAMADIGEQEVMEEEVPFLQLVSKRIVRDNQGFGKFRGGMGYEMIVASRGTPSWGFMTVTSGSKFSSVPGMFGGYGCPVYPLAMVKGINIYDIIRDDPSQFNLSMERVMNEQPFEGGDYQSAHMGLQFDVAKEGELYMIAQGAGGGYGDVLERDPELVVTDLELDRISAHTASTMYGVVWEPETYVVHEEATIELRAQMRRDRISRGTPYKEFVEKFVQEEPPADLLYFGSWGQDNDEELLATHWGGIEPERVKGKLEDLPLIMVPDRRVLKISKLEARVRELEEKYGEVVEHKS; from the coding sequence ATGACACTGACAACAGATGAATTCGTCCCGGCCAGCGACGACGGCACAACCTCCCAGGAACTCACCACCCAGGAGCAGGAGTGGGTCGACAAGTTCATGGACGAGACGACCCTGTTCCTGGGGCCGGACCCGGCTATCATGCGTCACCACGAGATCATGCCGCGATCGGCATACGAAGAGGAGTGCATCGCCCAGGGCATCAACCCACTCGAGGTCGACCGCATTCGCAAGCGCCTAGCCGGCGCCCTCGACGAGGCGTTCGAAATGTGCGAGAGCATGGGCGCGGCCCCCGGCGCCAAGTGGGCGGACCTCTCCTGCGCCGTGTACACGGCAGAGGGCGACGTCACCTACCTCTCCAACCGCGGCGTCATCGCCTTCTCGGCGGTGCTCCACCACCCCATCCGGTACATCATGAAGAATTGGAAAGACGAACCCACCGTTGGCATCAACGAGGGTGACGGGTTCTTCCACAACGACTCGCGCTTCGGCATGGTGCACAACACCGACCAGTCGATGCTCGTGCCGGTCATTCGCGGTGGCATCATCATCGCCTGGGTAGGTGCCACCATCCACGAGGGTGAGAACGGGGCCTGCGAGCCCGGAGGCATGCCGTCGGGATCGGAGACCCCGTTCGATGACGGCCTGCGTGCCTCCCCCATCAAAATCGTGGAAAAGGGCCACCTGCGCCGAGACCTGCTGACCTTCCTGCAGCACTCCACCCGTGACCCGAAGCTCATGCTCGCCGACATCAAGGTGAAAATGGGTGCCGTTCGGCGCATCATGGACACCGTCGACCGCCTGATCGACGAGGTGGGACAGGAGACCTTCGTCGCCTCCCTCCGCGTCACGGTGGAGGACGTGGAGACCGAGGTGCGCCGCCGCATCGGGGAACTTCCCGACGGCACGGTGACCTTCAACCAGTTCGTGGACTCCACGCTGAAGGAAAACATTCTCATCAAGTTCGCCTGCAAGATCACGATCAAGGGCGAACGCCTCATCGTTGACCTCACGGGAACGGGCCCCGAGATTCTCAACCGGGCCATCAACTCGCCACTCGCCTCAACTAAGTCGTTCATGGCGCAGGCGATCCTGTCGTACTGGTGGCCCGATCTCCCGCGCTCCACGGGCGCGATGTCGCCGATCGAGGTCATCACCGAAGAGCACAGCTGGGCGGATGCCGGTTACGACGCCCCGGTGGGCCAGTCGCTGCAGGCGTCCTTCCGCGGGTTCTCTGCCCTGCAGACGGCCTTCGCCAAGATGCAGTTCTCCGCTCCGCAGAAGTACTCGAACGTCGTTGCCCCCTGGTTCAACCAGATCAATGACTTCCTCTGGGGTGGCACCACGCAAAACGGTGAGCAGGTGGGCAACCTGTGTGCCGACCTCAACGGCATGGGCGGCGGTGCGAAGGCATTCCGCGATGGCGAGGACGCCGTAGCTCCGCTGTTCTGCGCCATGGCTGACATCGGTGAGCAGGAGGTTATGGAAGAGGAGGTTCCGTTCCTGCAGCTCGTGAGCAAGCGCATCGTGCGAGATAACCAGGGCTTCGGCAAGTTCCGCGGCGGGATGGGCTACGAGATGATCGTGGCATCGCGCGGCACCCCAAGCTGGGGCTTCATGACGGTTACCTCCGGATCGAAGTTCTCCTCTGTGCCCGGCATGTTCGGTGGCTACGGCTGCCCCGTGTATCCCCTCGCCATGGTGAAGGGCATCAACATCTACGACATCATTCGCGACGACCCGTCGCAGTTCAACCTCTCGATGGAACGCGTCATGAATGAGCAGCCCTTTGAGGGCGGCGACTACCAGTCCGCCCACATGGGTCTGCAGTTCGACGTGGCCAAGGAGGGCGAGCTCTACATGATCGCCCAGGGCGCCGGCGGCGGTTACGGTGACGTTCTCGAGCGTGACCCCGAACTGGTCGTCACCGACCTTGAGCTCGACCGAATCTCGGCCCACACGGCTAGCACAATGTATGGCGTGGTTTGGGAACCCGAGACCTACGTGGTGCACGAAGAGGCCACCATCGAACTGCGGGCGCAGATGCGTCGCGACCGGATCAGTCGCGGCACTCCCTACAAGGAATTCGTGGAGAAATTCGTGCAGGAGGAGCCGCCGGCCGACCTGCTCTACTTCGGTTCCTGGGGCCAGGACAACGATGAGGAGCTACTGGCCACTCACTGGGGCGGCATCGAGCCCGAGCGCGTCAAGGGCAAGCTCGAAGACCTTCCGCTCATCATGGTTCCCGACCGCCGAGTGCTGAAAATCAGCAAGCTCGAGGCGCGCGTGCGCGAACTCGAGGAGAAGTACGGCGAGGTGGTGGAACACAAGTCCTGA
- a CDS encoding acetone carboxylase subunit gamma, translating into MRVPMTEYLFIDLDTERWICRVCAHDFGDARGNYKEGTLVYDRDPREIHPPVIDPEKYEFTFSPDPAFCRILEFYCPTCGTQIEAEYLPPGHPPTVDMLWDIDSLREKWEAHGGNPEEVVNYGPGENAETDLSARFDSVSGHSHGPRTTDSQGAH; encoded by the coding sequence ATGCGCGTTCCCATGACTGAATACCTCTTTATTGATCTTGATACCGAACGTTGGATTTGCCGCGTCTGCGCCCACGACTTCGGCGATGCCCGCGGCAACTACAAGGAGGGAACCCTGGTCTACGACCGGGACCCCCGCGAGATTCACCCGCCGGTCATTGACCCGGAAAAGTACGAGTTCACGTTCTCCCCCGATCCCGCGTTCTGCCGCATCCTGGAGTTCTACTGCCCCACCTGCGGAACCCAGATCGAGGCCGAGTATCTTCCGCCGGGGCATCCGCCCACCGTCGACATGCTCTGGGACATCGACTCCCTACGCGAAAAGTGGGAGGCACACGGCGGTAACCCCGAAGAGGTTGTCAACTACGGACCCGGCGAAAACGCCGAAACCGACCTGAGCGCCCGCTTCGACTCCGTGAGCGGCCACTCGCACGGCCCCCGCACCACCGACAGCCAGGGAGCGCACTGA